One window from the genome of Streptomyces cadmiisoli encodes:
- a CDS encoding potassium-transporting ATPase subunit C, whose translation MNLRTRMPSWIGHHVAAIRVVVALTLLVGLAHPLAMTAIAQVPGLRDNARGSVLAEGGSTLIGQSFLDDDGNPIPSYFQSRPSHAGDGYDASASAAGNLGPESTVDVLGPDGRQSLLTQVCARSKAVGELERVDGSRPFCTGDGVGAVLGVFRADGTTGRATRVVSLNQACPAKPFRAVYEGVTVECAEPGTDYARAVVTPVRGDAPAGPAVPADAVTASASGLDPHISPAYAGLQTPRIARERGLDERAVRRLVDEHTTGRGLGVLGAPAVNVVELNAALDRTQPLKGA comes from the coding sequence ATGAACCTCCGCACCCGGATGCCCTCCTGGATCGGCCACCATGTGGCGGCGATCCGGGTGGTCGTCGCACTGACCCTGCTCGTCGGGCTCGCCCACCCCCTCGCGATGACCGCGATCGCCCAGGTCCCCGGACTGCGCGACAACGCCCGCGGCTCCGTACTCGCCGAGGGCGGCAGCACGCTGATCGGCCAGTCCTTCCTGGACGACGACGGCAACCCGATCCCGTCCTACTTCCAGTCCCGGCCCTCCCACGCCGGCGACGGCTACGACGCCTCGGCGTCGGCCGCCGGAAACCTCGGCCCGGAGTCCACGGTCGACGTCCTCGGCCCCGACGGCAGGCAGAGCCTGCTGACCCAGGTCTGCGCCCGCAGCAAGGCGGTCGGCGAGCTGGAGCGGGTCGACGGCTCCCGCCCGTTCTGCACGGGTGACGGCGTCGGCGCGGTCCTCGGCGTCTTCCGCGCGGACGGCACCACCGGCCGGGCCACCCGCGTCGTCAGCCTCAACCAGGCCTGCCCGGCGAAGCCGTTCCGCGCCGTGTACGAGGGTGTGACCGTCGAGTGCGCCGAGCCGGGAACGGACTACGCGCGAGCGGTGGTCACCCCGGTACGCGGCGACGCGCCCGCCGGCCCGGCGGTCCCGGCCGACGCCGTCACCGCGAGCGCCAGCGGCCTCGACCCGCACATCAGCCCCGCGTACGCCGGACTCCAGACCCCGCGGATCGCCCGCGAACGAGGCCTGGACGAGCGGGCAGTACGCAGGCTCGTCGACGAACACACCACCGGCCGCGGGCTCGGCGTCCTCGGCG